One stretch of Nitratiruptor tergarcus DSM 16512 DNA includes these proteins:
- a CDS encoding HIT family protein codes for MIYENEYITIESEPGEVPWLKIFAKKRCKEMSECDEKTKEAIYKALEIVEKEMIDYFKPDKINIASFGNYVPQVHWHIQARFENDSFFPEPLWGKKQREGNVQIPSMEEFIKRLRAKLDAI; via the coding sequence ATGATTTATGAAAATGAGTATATCACTATTGAAAGTGAGCCTGGTGAAGTTCCGTGGCTGAAAATTTTCGCCAAAAAAAGATGCAAAGAGATGAGCGAGTGCGATGAGAAGACTAAAGAGGCAATCTACAAAGCTTTAGAGATTGTAGAAAAAGAGATGATAGACTATTTTAAGCCAGATAAAATTAATATCGCCTCCTTTGGCAACTATGTGCCGCAAGTCCACTGGCACATACAGGCAAGATTTGAAAATGACAGCTTCTTCCCAGAGCCTCTTTGGGGCAAGAAGCAGCGAGAAGGCAATGTGCAGATCCCTTCGATGGAAGAGTTTATTAAGAGGTTAAGAGCAAAACTTGATGCAATCTAA
- a CDS encoding thioredoxin family protein: MRKILILILASLTLFASINWYTDFNKAYQESLATNKPLFVFIERLNPPCQWCHKMKTTTLKDPKIIDFIKKYFIAVKLDRDTSDYPDKLYPRYVPTIYIIQKEKVIKRIIGYWSKEDFWSDLKDIERTLHK; the protein is encoded by the coding sequence ATGAGAAAAATATTGATACTTATATTAGCATCTCTTACACTTTTTGCCTCTATCAATTGGTATACAGATTTCAATAAAGCATACCAAGAATCACTTGCAACCAACAAACCTCTTTTTGTCTTTATTGAACGACTCAATCCCCCCTGTCAGTGGTGTCATAAAATGAAAACTACAACACTTAAAGATCCAAAAATCATCGATTTTATCAAGAAATATTTCATAGCTGTCAAACTTGATCGCGACACTAGCGACTATCCTGATAAACTCTATCCAAGATATGTACCAACAATTTACATCATTCAAAAAGAAAAGGTCATTAAACGTATCATTGGCTACTGGTCCAAAGAGGATTTTTGGAGTGATTTAAAAGATATTGAGCGAACTTTGCATAAATGA
- a CDS encoding cache domain-containing protein produces the protein MIKRISFKSIKLFTLGLFILFVTLFTALIVYEEYNEFKKEIALFEKNFINKQKELVKKETLRALRYISYKHHEAPNKPLAQLQKEIIDAIEYMRNERDGTGYIFIYTFDGINVADPILKQNKGKNLINFTDPTGKKVIKELIEVSKKPDGGFVQYYWNKPTTNTLAPKISYAKAYKPFNWMVGSGVYLDEIEKMIRQKKLAYRDKMVKYIINILTLSFMLFFATFVILRYTSNLIERSLQKIKIRTQDAANHGTYIYAQDLLFNEFKEIAGYTNKMIKIIKDRTKKLQELNRTLELKVLQKTQKLNQQNEELKRSKEFTEKLLHDQDRFLKTAIHEINTPLSIILTNIDLLKMENIKNQELTNIESGIKIIHNIYNDLAYLLKKDRVEYKKGFIDVSSFLEQRVEFFTEVAKGNHLRFITKIEPDITLFINEIELQRIIDNNLSNAIKYSHINTAITIKLYKKDTIVLEFWTESKKIEDKEAIFKQFYREDRAKGGFGLGLALVKEICDKNGCTIEVDNDGKYNIFRYIWKRQ, from the coding sequence ATGATTAAGAGGATCAGTTTTAAAAGTATAAAGCTCTTTACACTTGGTCTTTTTATTCTTTTTGTTACACTTTTTACTGCATTGATTGTATATGAAGAGTACAATGAATTTAAAAAGGAGATTGCTCTTTTTGAAAAAAATTTCATCAATAAACAAAAAGAGCTCGTCAAAAAAGAGACGCTTCGCGCCCTTCGCTATATATCTTACAAACACCATGAAGCTCCAAACAAACCCCTCGCACAACTCCAAAAGGAGATAATCGATGCTATAGAGTATATGAGAAACGAAAGAGATGGCACAGGATATATATTTATCTATACATTTGACGGAATAAATGTTGCAGATCCAATTTTAAAACAAAATAAAGGTAAAAATCTCATCAACTTTACTGATCCTACTGGGAAAAAAGTGATAAAAGAGCTTATTGAAGTCTCAAAAAAGCCTGATGGGGGATTTGTACAGTACTACTGGAACAAACCAACCACAAATACTCTTGCTCCAAAGATAAGCTATGCAAAAGCATATAAACCATTTAATTGGATGGTAGGTTCCGGTGTATATCTCGATGAAATTGAAAAGATGATTCGCCAAAAAAAGCTAGCCTACCGAGACAAAATGGTGAAGTACATCATCAACATTCTCACACTCTCTTTTATGCTCTTTTTTGCTACATTCGTAATTTTACGCTACACCTCCAATCTCATTGAGCGCTCACTGCAAAAGATTAAAATACGAACACAGGATGCTGCTAACCATGGAACCTATATCTATGCCCAAGATCTTTTATTTAATGAATTTAAAGAGATAGCAGGCTATACCAACAAAATGATAAAAATCATCAAAGATAGAACAAAAAAGCTGCAAGAGCTCAATAGAACACTTGAACTCAAAGTCTTACAAAAGACACAAAAACTCAACCAACAAAACGAAGAGCTTAAAAGAAGTAAAGAGTTTACAGAAAAGCTCCTTCACGATCAAGATCGTTTCTTAAAAACCGCCATTCATGAGATCAATACACCTTTAAGCATCATTCTTACAAATATCGATCTTTTAAAAATGGAAAATATCAAAAACCAAGAGCTTACCAATATTGAATCTGGTATCAAAATCATCCACAATATCTATAATGATCTGGCATATCTACTGAAAAAAGATAGAGTCGAATATAAAAAGGGCTTCATTGATGTCTCATCATTTTTAGAGCAACGAGTGGAGTTTTTTACTGAAGTTGCCAAAGGGAATCATCTACGCTTTATCACTAAGATTGAGCCAGATATCACTCTTTTTATTAACGAGATAGAGTTACAACGCATCATAGACAACAATCTCTCCAATGCTATCAAATACTCCCATATCAATACAGCTATTACTATCAAACTCTATAAAAAAGATACAATAGTACTCGAGTTTTGGACTGAGTCAAAAAAAATAGAAGATAAAGAGGCTATCTTTAAGCAGTTTTACAGAGAAGATAGAGCTAAAGGTGGATTTGGACTAGGCTTAGCCCTTGTTAAAGAGATCTGCGATAAAAACGGTTGCACCATTGAAGTAGACAATGATGGAAAATATAATATATTTCGCTATATTTGGAAGAGACAATGA
- a CDS encoding response regulator transcription factor, producing MKILLMEDEIILCDSIERYLEKIGHQVTTAYDGQQAFDLIQHNSYDLLILDINVPDIDGFTLMELLKEHKRYTPVIFISSLTDIEDITKGFELGCKDYIKKPFHLKELELRIEKLAIQDKSHVVLSKSYSYSFEQKTLFFNNTPVTLSKRQQQIIELLAKNRGIVVNYDMFREYVYTEEFVDNPTIRAEISRLKKQLKEDFIINVRGLGYKIDK from the coding sequence ATGAAAATACTTTTGATGGAAGATGAGATAATTTTGTGCGATTCGATAGAGCGCTACCTTGAAAAGATCGGACACCAGGTCACAACTGCATACGATGGACAGCAGGCATTCGATCTTATTCAACACAATTCTTATGATCTTTTAATCCTTGATATCAACGTTCCCGATATCGATGGATTTACTTTGATGGAGCTTTTGAAAGAACACAAGCGCTATACTCCAGTTATTTTCATCTCTTCTCTCACAGATATTGAAGATATTACAAAAGGTTTTGAACTTGGATGCAAAGACTACATCAAAAAGCCCTTTCATCTCAAAGAGTTGGAGCTTCGCATAGAAAAGCTTGCCATCCAAGACAAATCCCATGTCGTTCTTTCAAAAAGCTACAGCTACTCTTTTGAGCAAAAAACGCTCTTTTTCAATAATACCCCTGTAACCCTTTCCAAAAGACAGCAGCAAATCATCGAACTCTTAGCAAAAAATAGAGGCATCGTGGTCAATTACGATATGTTTCGCGAATATGTATATACAGAGGAGTTTGTGGATAATCCCACAATTAGAGCAGAAATCAGTAGACTCAAAAAACAGCTCAAGGAAGATTTTATTATTAATGTACGAGGACTTGGATACAAAATAGATAAATAG
- a CDS encoding MrcB family domain-containing protein, with translation MSRIALGGAVEKESSINEMIKEIDEFLNKNKKISLWWSYPIKHCKEDYEKEKPFWFYLYQDKSLKARYRVIDFKTKEGDEGIECPQEWEKYLLNKTWAKKKRLSGKRSEIFKTWFLIDKIEKLENEISIDDLISFCNQPVSTNRLVGSFLYIYEPLFSKNNMKQLIKKFIKESIEKNTLGTKNYKTYYEGLETKVSFGQGQQADISWMAFLRFNQTVSKGIYPVILFNRKDCLVLAYGVSETENSEIKWPDEIINNYKQIKETTCECNLSKIKEKYPNSYLKKCYKLEDGKLKEEQLEDVLNNLDEIIKSYIATFSSKPPSPTNEINCFENSNLKLDPYIKNSFYNSLKTKGFVILAGLSGTGKTKIFEEFVNCFPNAENNLFFPIRPDFKDTKSLLGFYNPLKNQYHSTPLLDFIVVASKNYLEKGKNADPFFVLFDEMNLAKVEYYFADFLSVLEVKRFDNENETQRNHSFQKFLVTLGKNTSSLNEENYNFTSQSIKLHNEDINDTPKELFLPPNLYFVGTVNIDETTHMFSPKVLDRAFTIEFNVGSFEDYLEFLQENFDNKNSVTIGNLKEDFINNGEFAVVDKQKIREFLEREENRKYLEILEKMNNTLRKYNLHFGYRVFDEIIMFLYNSQDSQFKFDNPEEAFDLAVKMKVLPKLHGTRQKLEKPIISLLKQFEIESPEEKIKEGIPQIKEIRYKHTVQKLLEMLYKLKIQGFASFM, from the coding sequence ATGAGCAGAATTGCATTAGGTGGAGCTGTTGAAAAAGAATCATCCATTAATGAAATGATAAAAGAAATCGATGAATTTTTAAATAAAAATAAAAAAATATCTCTTTGGTGGAGTTATCCAATAAAACATTGTAAAGAGGATTATGAGAAAGAAAAGCCTTTTTGGTTTTATTTATATCAAGATAAAAGTTTAAAAGCAAGATATAGAGTTATAGATTTTAAGACAAAAGAAGGTGATGAAGGAATAGAATGTCCACAAGAATGGGAGAAATATTTATTAAATAAAACGTGGGCAAAGAAAAAAAGATTATCTGGAAAAAGAAGTGAAATCTTTAAAACTTGGTTCTTAATTGATAAAATCGAAAAATTAGAAAATGAAATATCAATAGATGATTTAATAAGTTTTTGTAACCAACCTGTTAGTACAAATAGATTAGTAGGTAGTTTTTTATATATTTATGAACCTCTCTTTTCAAAAAATAATATGAAACAATTAATAAAAAAATTTATAAAAGAATCTATTGAAAAAAATACTTTAGGAACCAAAAATTATAAAACCTATTATGAAGGATTAGAAACTAAAGTTAGTTTTGGACAAGGACAACAAGCTGATATATCTTGGATGGCATTCTTAAGATTTAATCAGACAGTATCGAAAGGAATATATCCCGTAATTTTATTTAATAGAAAAGATTGCTTAGTTTTAGCTTATGGCGTATCTGAAACAGAAAATTCAGAAATAAAGTGGCCAGATGAAATAATTAATAATTATAAACAAATCAAAGAAACAACTTGTGAATGCAATTTATCAAAAATAAAAGAAAAATATCCTAATTCTTATTTGAAAAAATGTTATAAATTAGAAGATGGTAAATTAAAAGAAGAACAATTAGAAGATGTGTTGAATAATTTAGATGAAATAATAAAATCATACATTGCTACATTTTCATCAAAACCACCTTCACCAACAAATGAAATAAATTGCTTTGAAAATTCAAATCTAAAGCTTGACCCTTATATTAAAAACTCTTTTTATAACTCTTTGAAAACAAAAGGCTTTGTAATCCTTGCAGGGCTTTCTGGAACAGGAAAAACAAAAATATTCGAAGAGTTTGTGAACTGTTTTCCAAATGCAGAAAATAATTTATTCTTCCCCATTCGCCCTGATTTTAAAGATACAAAATCGCTACTTGGATTTTATAACCCACTAAAAAATCAATACCATTCTACCCCTTTATTAGATTTTATTGTAGTAGCTTCGAAGAATTATTTAGAAAAAGGCAAAAATGCAGACCCATTTTTTGTATTATTTGATGAGATGAATTTGGCAAAAGTTGAGTATTATTTTGCAGACTTTTTGTCAGTATTAGAAGTTAAAAGATTTGATAATGAAAATGAAACGCAGAGAAATCATAGTTTTCAAAAATTTTTAGTTACTTTGGGAAAAAATACTTCCTCTTTAAATGAAGAAAACTATAACTTTACATCTCAAAGTATAAAGCTTCATAATGAAGATATAAATGACACTCCAAAAGAGTTGTTTTTACCACCAAACCTTTATTTCGTTGGAACTGTAAATATTGATGAAACTACCCACATGTTTTCTCCAAAAGTTTTAGATAGAGCATTTACAATAGAGTTTAACGTTGGAAGTTTTGAGGATTATTTAGAATTTTTACAAGAAAATTTTGATAATAAAAACTCAGTTACAATCGGAAATCTCAAAGAAGATTTTATAAATAATGGCGAATTTGCTGTTGTTGACAAGCAAAAGATAAGAGAGTTTTTGGAAAGAGAAGAAAATAGAAAATATTTAGAAATTCTAGAAAAAATGAATAATACTTTGAGGAAATATAACCTTCACTTTGGATATCGTGTCTTTGATGAAATCATAATGTTTTTATATAACTCTCAAGATTCACAATTTAAATTTGATAACCCAGAGGAAGCTTTTGATTTAGCTGTAAAAATGAAAGTGCTGCCAAAACTCCATGGAACTAGGCAAAAGTTAGAAAAACCAATTATTAGTTTATTAAAACAATTCGAAATTGAGAGTCCTGAAGAAAAAATCAAAGAAGGAATCCCGCAGATAAAAGAAATTCGTTATAAACATACAGTCCAAAAATTATTAGAAATGCTTTATAAATTGAAAATACAAGGATTTGCAAGTTTTATGTAA
- a CDS encoding DUF2357 domain-containing protein, with product MKIHFAEKQLEIKKNEIKIEDKLNFLQQKEHIEIYGNFIIFKNFTGIFEVNGEKYLIIPEKLIEHFGLIDETKEPVPNFEDKYYKQFEKFLKYILKELSKENLFYTLSLSHFSVEESYLNESKIFKLLLLLEKKEELISSLHLILSNPHRKLFVYETYKNLNEVSCIDPDVIVNIAQNPERLYETENGIIEYKNKKYSPMAVLQYETEETFDTIENRFIKYFLKELEFVLSTDLKEFMFLSEIRELKNDIEYALLSDIFSDVGELNYFPSNSQVLMKRSGYREVFQIYRLLHLSFVPKIFEDLDMAFSLKDMATLWEYYVLTTILKEFKDNFGGYEVEINFEEKIEQGTIYEYAKFKFNNGLILQYQPTKWSYSNLKFRPDIYIEYKEHRCIFDAKFRFFEDNKKDILQNMHYYKDGIKTQFAIAVCLGKKNKEGKFWKVNKDKKLINSFFEFIKENKEKLEGIGYLDLKLEMK from the coding sequence ATGAAAATTCATTTTGCAGAAAAACAACTTGAAATAAAAAAAAATGAAATTAAAATAGAAGATAAATTAAATTTCTTACAACAAAAAGAGCATATTGAAATCTATGGAAATTTTATAATTTTTAAAAATTTCACAGGGATTTTTGAAGTAAATGGTGAAAAATATCTTATTATTCCAGAAAAATTAATTGAGCATTTTGGATTAATAGATGAGACTAAAGAACCTGTACCTAATTTCGAAGATAAATATTATAAACAATTTGAAAAATTCTTGAAATACATCCTAAAAGAGCTTTCTAAAGAAAACTTATTTTATACATTAAGCTTATCTCATTTTTCAGTAGAAGAAAGTTATCTGAATGAAAGCAAAATTTTCAAACTGCTTTTACTTTTGGAAAAGAAAGAAGAGTTAATTAGTTCTTTACATTTGATTTTGTCGAATCCACACAGAAAATTATTTGTATATGAAACTTATAAAAATCTAAATGAAGTAAGCTGTATAGATCCGGATGTAATTGTCAATATAGCTCAAAATCCAGAAAGGTTATACGAAACTGAAAACGGAATAATTGAATATAAAAATAAAAAATATTCTCCTATGGCAGTTTTACAATATGAAACAGAAGAAACTTTTGACACAATAGAAAATAGATTTATTAAATACTTTTTAAAAGAATTAGAGTTTGTGTTATCCACAGATTTAAAGGAGTTTATGTTTTTATCAGAAATACGAGAACTAAAAAACGACATAGAATATGCACTTCTATCAGATATATTTTCAGATGTTGGAGAGCTGAACTATTTTCCTTCAAATTCACAGGTGTTAATGAAAAGATCAGGATACAGAGAAGTTTTCCAGATTTATAGATTATTGCATTTATCATTTGTTCCAAAAATCTTTGAAGATTTAGACATGGCATTTTCTTTAAAAGATATGGCAACTTTATGGGAGTATTATGTTTTAACTACGATCTTAAAAGAATTTAAAGACAATTTTGGAGGTTATGAAGTTGAAATCAATTTTGAAGAAAAGATAGAACAAGGAACTATTTATGAGTATGCAAAATTTAAGTTTAATAATGGATTAATTTTGCAATATCAACCAACCAAATGGAGTTATTCGAATCTTAAATTTAGACCGGATATCTATATAGAGTATAAAGAACATAGATGTATTTTTGATGCTAAATTTAGATTTTTTGAAGATAATAAAAAAGATATTTTACAAAATATGCATTATTATAAAGATGGAATAAAAACACAGTTTGCTATTGCTGTTTGTTTAGGAAAAAAGAACAAAGAAGGAAAATTTTGGAAAGTAAACAAAGATAAAAAACTAATAAATTCTTTTTTTGAATTTATAAAAGAAAATAAAGAAAAATTAGAAGGTATTGGGTATTTAGATTTAAAGTTAGAGATGAAATAA
- a CDS encoding OprD family outer membrane porin, which translates to MKKIALSFVASSLLTLSYASEATTLQEAFTNGNFKGHIRLFYIDRHWQGSISKKNIDAFATGLDLHYETASFKGVSLGVGLYSDSDFGLNHSFSSGKLNTSILGDKGEGYAFVGEAYLKYQIGKTTFKVGRQKLNTPLAAADDARMIPSLFEAYVLTNTDLPDTTLVAAHVTKEAPGTFYNQYRIPTLPALALTAGYGAGYLNPTQTGVVGHFLDMGRYAIGQDTDGVTAAAIIYKGIQNLSLQVWDYYAHDILNALYIQADYKIALEGDIKPFIAAQYINEQEVGDELAGKVDSNYFAIKAGLVYGTLSAYAAYSTTDDSTNAALNGGIITPWGGMPAFTQGMVTRHQFFADTDAWKVAAAYKWSEYGVNLKTAFYYTSFDVGKNNSLATDSAAYAHSWTATEAGFDFIYYPEAVKNLQLRFRGNFPRKFLEKSDGNDLGWNEYRFIVNYTF; encoded by the coding sequence ATGAAAAAAATTGCACTCTCATTTGTTGCAAGCTCACTGCTTACTCTTAGCTATGCTAGTGAGGCTACAACACTACAAGAAGCCTTCACAAATGGCAACTTCAAAGGCCATATACGTCTCTTCTATATAGATAGACACTGGCAAGGAAGCATTTCAAAAAAAAATATAGACGCTTTTGCTACAGGTCTTGATCTTCACTACGAAACTGCTTCATTTAAGGGAGTTAGTTTAGGAGTTGGGCTCTACAGTGACAGTGACTTTGGACTCAATCACTCATTTTCAAGCGGCAAACTCAATACTTCCATTCTTGGCGATAAGGGTGAGGGATACGCTTTTGTAGGAGAAGCTTATCTCAAATACCAAATTGGCAAAACCACATTCAAAGTAGGAAGGCAAAAACTCAATACTCCTCTTGCAGCAGCTGATGATGCAAGAATGATTCCAAGCCTCTTTGAAGCCTATGTACTAACAAATACCGATTTGCCAGACACTACGCTCGTTGCTGCCCATGTAACAAAAGAGGCGCCTGGAACATTTTACAATCAGTATCGTATCCCAACACTACCTGCTTTGGCTCTTACAGCGGGGTATGGTGCAGGATATCTCAATCCTACGCAAACAGGTGTAGTAGGACACTTTTTGGATATGGGTCGCTACGCAATTGGACAAGATACAGATGGAGTCACTGCAGCAGCAATTATTTATAAAGGAATACAAAACCTTAGCCTTCAAGTCTGGGACTACTATGCACATGACATTCTCAATGCACTCTATATCCAAGCTGACTACAAAATAGCTCTTGAAGGTGATATAAAACCTTTTATCGCAGCACAATATATCAATGAGCAAGAGGTAGGCGACGAGCTTGCCGGTAAAGTAGACAGCAACTACTTTGCAATCAAGGCTGGTTTAGTATATGGTACACTCAGTGCATATGCAGCCTACTCTACCACAGATGATAGCACTAATGCAGCTCTCAATGGTGGAATCATTACTCCTTGGGGAGGTATGCCGGCATTTACGCAAGGCATGGTAACAAGACATCAATTCTTTGCCGATACCGATGCTTGGAAAGTTGCAGCCGCATATAAATGGAGTGAGTATGGAGTCAATCTCAAAACTGCCTTTTACTACACCTCTTTTGATGTAGGTAAAAACAACTCACTTGCAACTGATTCAGCAGCTTATGCACACAGCTGGACTGCAACAGAAGCGGGATTTGATTTTATCTACTATCCTGAAGCTGTAAAGAACCTTCAACTTCGATTTCGAGGCAATTTCCCAAGAAAATTCCTTGAAAAGAGTGATGGCAACGATCTTGGCTGGAACGAATACCGTTTCATCGTCAACTACACATTCTAA
- a CDS encoding DUF485 domain-containing protein produces the protein MKTEVLEKLKSNPRLWELVEKREKFSWTMAIIMLIVYYAFILTIAFDPSLLGKPLSEGSITTIGIPIGIGIIVFAFILTGIYVNKANKEFDTITKELKESIKELL, from the coding sequence ATGAAAACAGAAGTTTTAGAAAAACTCAAATCCAATCCAAGACTTTGGGAGCTTGTAGAAAAACGTGAGAAGTTTTCCTGGACTATGGCAATTATCATGCTCATAGTCTACTACGCATTTATTCTCACCATCGCTTTTGATCCTTCATTGTTGGGAAAACCTCTCAGTGAAGGAAGCATCACTACAATCGGTATTCCTATCGGTATAGGAATTATTGTTTTTGCGTTTATCTTAACAGGAATTTACGTCAACAAAGCAAACAAAGAGTTTGACACTATCACAAAAGAACTCAAAGAGTCGATTAAGGAGCTGTTATGA
- a CDS encoding cation acetate symporter, with translation MKKWLLPFIFSLSAYAAGAAEVSGKRDLNVSAVVMFLLFVALTLFITYWAAKRTRTAKDFYTAGGGITGFQNGLAMAGDYMSAASFLGISGLVYLKGYDGLIYSIGFLVGWPIVLFLIAEKLRNLGKYTFADVVSFRLKPGPTRTLAAFGSIATVLLYLIAQMVGSGKLIQVLFGLDYAFAVIIVGVLMILYVTFGGMLATTWVQIIKAVLLLAGATFMALAVMAHFGFSLEDLFKKAVATHPDGLKIMSPGGLVKDPISAISLGMALMFGLAGLPHILMRFFTVADAKEARKSVFYATGFIGYFYMLTFIIGFGAIVFVMTNPEYLGPDGKIFGGNNMAAIHLAHAVGGNFFLGFISAVAFATILAVVSGLTLAGASAISHDLYASVFKRGQVDEITEMKVSKIATLAIGILAILLGIAFEKQNIAFMVGLAFAIAASANFPVLFLSMYWKGLTTKGAFRGGLLGLVTAIVLVILGPTVWVSVLGNPEPIFPYKYPALFSVTVAFIGIWFFSKIDNSPEAQEEREKFEAQFIRAQTGIGAEGASAH, from the coding sequence ATGAAAAAGTGGCTACTTCCATTTATCTTTTCTCTCTCGGCATATGCAGCAGGTGCAGCAGAGGTAAGCGGTAAAAGAGATCTCAATGTCTCTGCTGTGGTAATGTTTTTGCTCTTTGTTGCATTGACACTTTTCATCACATACTGGGCAGCTAAGAGAACACGCACAGCAAAAGATTTCTATACTGCAGGTGGAGGAATTACCGGATTTCAAAACGGTCTTGCGATGGCAGGGGACTACATGAGTGCTGCCTCTTTTTTGGGGATTTCGGGGCTTGTGTATCTCAAAGGATATGATGGGCTTATCTACTCCATCGGATTTTTGGTTGGCTGGCCTATTGTGCTTTTCTTGATAGCTGAGAAGCTCAGAAACCTTGGTAAATACACATTTGCCGATGTCGTCTCTTTTCGCCTAAAACCGGGACCCACAAGAACATTGGCAGCTTTTGGATCTATTGCAACAGTGCTTTTATACCTCATCGCACAGATGGTTGGTTCAGGAAAACTGATTCAAGTACTTTTTGGACTTGACTATGCCTTTGCAGTCATCATTGTTGGGGTCTTGATGATTTTATACGTTACATTCGGAGGAATGCTTGCTACTACATGGGTGCAGATTATCAAAGCAGTGCTTCTTTTAGCTGGTGCTACCTTTATGGCTTTGGCAGTTATGGCACATTTTGGATTTAGCCTTGAAGATCTTTTCAAAAAAGCAGTTGCAACACACCCTGATGGCTTAAAAATCATGTCTCCAGGAGGATTGGTCAAAGATCCAATATCTGCAATCTCCCTTGGTATGGCTTTGATGTTTGGGCTTGCTGGTCTTCCACACATCTTAATGCGATTCTTCACTGTTGCCGATGCAAAAGAGGCACGCAAATCGGTCTTCTATGCAACAGGATTTATCGGGTATTTTTATATGCTTACATTCATCATCGGTTTTGGTGCAATTGTGTTTGTCATGACAAATCCAGAGTATCTTGGTCCTGATGGGAAAATCTTTGGTGGAAACAACATGGCTGCTATCCACTTAGCGCATGCAGTTGGCGGCAACTTCTTCTTAGGATTTATCTCTGCGGTGGCATTTGCAACGATTTTGGCAGTTGTATCAGGTCTGACACTTGCAGGAGCTTCAGCCATCAGTCACGACCTTTATGCAAGTGTTTTTAAAAGAGGACAAGTAGATGAGATTACAGAGATGAAAGTCTCTAAAATTGCCACACTTGCAATCGGCATTTTGGCAATTTTGCTAGGAATTGCATTTGAAAAACAAAACATCGCTTTCATGGTGGGTCTTGCATTTGCAATTGCAGCAAGTGCCAACTTTCCGGTACTTTTTTTGTCAATGTACTGGAAAGGTCTCACAACAAAAGGAGCATTTCGAGGAGGTCTTCTTGGACTCGTTACTGCAATCGTATTGGTGATTTTGGGACCTACTGTGTGGGTAAGTGTTCTTGGCAATCCTGAGCCAATCTTCCCATATAAATACCCGGCACTTTTTAGTGTGACAGTAGCGTTTATTGGTATCTGGTTTTTCAGCAAAATCGACAACTCCCCAGAAGCGCAGGAAGAGAGAGAAAAATTTGAAGCGCAATTTATCAGAGCACAAACTGGTATCGGTGCCGAAGGTGCATCAGCTCATTAA